The sequence below is a genomic window from Vibrio mangrovi.
ATCATCAGTGCTTTGATTACCTTTAAGAATGTTAAAGAGAAAGTCGTTGCAACAGAACGGACAACCGAAAAGTTTGGGCTCAAAGATGCTCTGACGATCATCGGCGGTAATGATCAGTTGAAAGTATTAATTGTGACGCTGCTGGCTTTCCAGATTGGTAACATGCTGGTTGGTGGTTTCGCCATTTACTATTTTACTTATGCTCTGGGGAATAAAGAGCTGTTTCCTATCTATATGATGTTTGCCGGTGGTGCTGAAGTCGCCGGAATTTTCCTGTTTCCCCGTCTGGCAGCACTACTGCCGCGTAAAAATCTGTGGGTGATTGCCTGCGGCTTTCCCATCCTGTCATGTCTGCTGTTAGTCGTTATGTTTATTGCTGCACCGGGAAATGTGTTCTTAATCGGCCTGTCCGGAGCGGCAATTAAGTTCGGTGTCGGGATTATTAACGGATTACAAACGGTGATGCTGGCTGATGTTGTGGATTACGGAGAATATATCTCAGGGCGGCGCAGTGAAAGTGTCATCTTTTCCGTTCAGACCATGCTGGTCAAATTTGCCGGTGCTGCCGGGGCGTTTATCGTCGGAGTTGGGCTGGCTGTGATTGGATATGTGCCTAATGCCGAACAATCGGCGGAGACTATCTTTGGCCTGCAAGCCTTGATGATTGGTATTCCGATTCTGCTGATGCTTTTTAGTGCTGTGATTTACAAACGGTATTACAAACTTCATGAAGGCTTTCATCAGCCTGCTTCCGATCTTTATCCGTTAGAAACTGCAAAAGAAACAACTGCATAATTAGGGGCTGTTGAACTTTCATGCGAACTTTTCAAGATATTATTGCCAGCCGGGACTGGCAGAATCCTGGTGTAGTCAAATTGCACACTTTGCCTGCCCATGTGCCGTTACAGAGCTACCGCAGCATTGAGCATGCCTGTCACGGGACAGAAAGCCGCCGCCATTATCTGAATGGAAAATGGGCATTCAGACTCTATCCTGCTCCCGAAGCTGTGGATGCGGCGATAATATCGCCGGAGTATGACATATCACAGTGGACACCGATTGATGTGCCCGGAAACTGGCAGCTGCAAGGTTTTGATCACCCTATTTATACCAATGTGAAATACCCGTTTCCCGATCGGGCTCCTTATGTTCCGGAGCAAAATCCGACCGGCTGTTATATCTGTGATTTTGTGGTTGAAACACCGCCCGGAGAACAAACCCGGCTCCTGTTTGAAGGGGTGAACTCTGCTTTTCATCTGTGGTGTAACGGGCAGTGGATCGGCTACTCTCAGGACAGTCGTCTGCCGGCAGAATTTGATTTATCTGCCTGCATCCAGCCGGGTAACAATCGTCTGGTCGTCATGGTCATGCGCTGGTCTGATGGTTCTTATCTTGAAGATCAGGATATGTGGTGGCTGAGCGGAATTTTCCGTGATGTTTATCTCTGCCATAAACCTGAAGTGGCGATCAGCGATGTGTTTTTACGTCCTGAACTGGATGCCTTATACCAGAATGGACAGTTGCATGTGACTACGAAGCTGAACCGGCAGACAACACGGCATCGTGTGCAGGTGATGTTATTTGATGCCGATGGTCATTCTGTTCCAATGCAGGGAGAAACGATCTGTGCAACTGGTCAGGCGGATGTCGATGAGAAAGGTGGCTGGGGTGATCAGGTGGAACACCTGCTGACAATATCTCATCCGCATCACTGGAACGAACAGACGCCTTATCTGTATCGCTGTGTTGTGGCGTTGCTGGATGAACAGAGCCAGGTCATTGAGTGTGAAGCTTTCTCTCTCGGATTTCGCAATGTTGCGATCGAAAACGGGTTACTCAAAGTCAATGGCAAAGCTTTGTTGATCCGGGGAGTCAACCGCCATGAACACCATCCTGAAACCGGCCATTATGTTGATGAAAACACAATGGTCAGAGACATTCTGCTCATGAAGCAGCATAACTTTAATGCGGTGCGCACATCCCACTATCCCAATCATCCGCGTTGGTATGAACTGTGTGATCAGTATGGCCTGTATGTGGTTGATGAAGCCAATATCGAAACGCATGGTCAGTTCCCGATGTGTCGTTTATCGGATGACCCGCAATGGAATCATGCCTACATGCAGCGCATGATCGGCATGGTCGAACGGGATAAGAATCACCCGTCTGTGATTCTCTGGTCTCTGGGCAACGAATCCGGAATCGGTCTGAACCATCATGCAATGTATCAGTGGACCAAACAGCGTGATCCGTCACGTCCGGTACAGTATGAAGGCGGCGGTGCTGATACCGACGCAACCGATATTATCTGCCCGATGTATGCCCGGGTTGACCGGCATCTGGGCGGAATCAACCCGAAATATGCAATCAAAGACTGGATTGGCCGGCCGGGAGAGCAGCGGCCTTTAATTTTATGTGAATATGCGCATGCGATGGGGAATAGTCTGGGCAGTTTTGCCAAATACTGGCAGGCATTCCGTCAGTATCCACGTCTTCAGGGCGGGTTCATCTGGGACTGGGTCGATCAGGGGATTTCAAAGCGGGATGAACAGGGACGGCATTACTGGGGATATGGCGGAGATTTCGGCGATGAAATCAATGATCGTCAGTTCTGTATCAATGGCCTGATCTGGCCGGATCGCACGCCGCATCCGACATTACAGGAAGCCAAACAGGCACAGCAGTTCTACCAGATTGCTTTTGACGGTCAGCAATTACTGACATTGACCAGTGAACAGTTGTTTGCTGCTGAAGTCTTGATTTGCCGCTGGACAGTGCTGGAAAATGGCATTGAGATTTTAGCCGGGGAGCAGACGATCACGATCAAACCTGAGTCAGAGCAACATCTGGTATTGCCTGTTTTCGATTGTCAGTATCAGTCTGATAAAGCATACCACCTGAATATTGATCTGATGCTCGCAGAGGCGGCGTCCTGGGCTCCGGCCCGGCATCCTGTTGCTCAGACACAGTTCGAGTTAAAAGCTGCCTATCCATCAATTTTTTCCGGTTTGTCCGGACATGCTGGTTCATCCCGGCAAACAGGATTTTCTCAGAATTCGGCTGAGCTGCGCGTAACGGAAAGCGCAACGCTGGTCACTATCAGTCTGGCAAACCAGCAATGGACGTTTGATCGTCACAGTGGTTATCTCATTGGCTGGAAAAATGATGATCATTCTTTATTGTGCCGCCCGCTGAAAGATAATTTCTACCGGGCACCATTAGATAATGATATTGGTATCAGCGAAGTGGATCGGCCGGATCCGAATAGCTGGATGGCCCGCTGGAAGAAAGCCGGTTTCGATCAACTGGCGGTGCAGTGTACGGATTTTGTGCTTGAGCGGGAAAGCGACCGGGTGACGGTGGTGACGGACTTTGAATATGCATTCGAAGGACAGGCGGTTTTACACACGAAATGGCGCTATACCCTGAATCCTCAGGGAGCGATGCTCATCGATATCGAGGCATGCAAGCTGGCAGAATTGCCATCGTTTGCACGGGTTGGCCTGACATGCGCGCTTCCCCTCACTGATTCTGTGACATGGTTTGGCCGGGGGCCGCATGAAAATTATCCTGACCGCTGTCTGTCTGCCCGCATGGGATGTTATCAGTCCCGGATTAGTGAAATGCATACGGATTATATTTTCCCCACTGACAACGGATTACGCTGTGATACCCGGGAGCTGAAGCTGAGTGGAATCACAGTGAAAGGTGATTTCCATTTCAGTGTCAGTCACTATTCACAGGCGACGCTTGAGGCAGCTAAACATCCACATGAGCTGGTGGCCGATGAAGTGGTTTATCTCAATATTGATGGTTTTCATATGGGAGTCGGTGGTGATGATTCCTGGACGCCGAGTGTTCATCCTGAGTTTCTGCTGGAAGAAAACCGCTACCGGTATCAGATCGTACTTATGGCCAGTTCATGCTCGTGATCATAAAGAAACCCGGAGCGAAAGCTGCCGGGTTTCTTTGCTGTGAACTACGTGTAATGTTTTTTAGTACTGGTTAACGATTAGCACAGAAGCCGAACGTTGTACTTGCTCCGGCTGACAGCGAGTCATTCCATGAAGCTCCGGTGACAGATAAAGTTTTACCAGACTGAGACCATTGTCCGTCCCACAGATTGTATACGCTACCAGTAATATCCAGTGTGACTGCCCAGACAACTCCGTGGTCATTGTTATTGGTTACAGTAACGGTTTCACAGTAGCCATCGTTCCATGAACTGTCCGTTGCTTCAGAAACCGCAATGTTGTCAGAGGTTGGGGTATTGTTATCATCAGGTGGTGTCGAGCCATCATCGCCTGAGCCTCCGGTATCACCAGAAGATCCGTCACCCTGATGAACCGGGAACTGAGTCGCGGTATCAATTTCATTTGTCAGAATAAGAGGCACTGACAGCACTTCTACAGTTTGTCCCCAAAAATCGGTGATACGGAAATCATAAGGACCAACCCCGAATCCGTCAGCTTTTACAAAATAGTTATATGGCTTACGCTCTAAGTTTGCGTAACTGTTACCGGAGCCGGAAACACGGTATTCAATGGCGGTGATTGGATAGCGGTGATCCCGAGCCTGAACTGCAGTCCACCACTGGCTGGAACCTTCTTTGAAAAAGAGCTTCATATTACCGGCCTGCTCATTGGCTACATATTTCCAGGAAATTGGAATCCGCCCGGCTTCGAGTGGTGAAATTTCCGCGAAGGCATCTTGATCCAGATCGACATCGCCTTTGGCACATTCGGGGCATTGATCATCGATGCGCACGGTGACGGTCTGATTGGTTTTAGTATTTGTTACCTCAATAACAGCACCACAAGCAGCCGAATTATTATAGTCTGTCGCATTCATTGCTGCGGTGTAAATACTGTCATCCGGGAGCGGAAAGCTACAGTTTCCACCACCGCCATAACCGTAGAATGTACCTTCTCCTGTGTGAATCGAGTCGTCAGCGACACTCTGTCCACAAACCAACATCGTCGCTACCAATAGTGAATAATATGTTTTGTTCATAAAACCCTCGTCTTAATCTTAGAGACACAAAAGTAAACGCCGGTCAGAAGAAACATGCTTAAGCCGATGCCACTGACCTTACAAATAAAGATAAATAGCAATCGATACAGCAGATTACCTAGGGGCTGTTGACCTTTCGTGATGTTTTTTGCAGCAATTTGCCGTTCATTTAGCCAAGGCAGGTCATGTGAAGTGTAGCGATCTACATGAACCATGACCTAACGCCGGATAAATGAACGACAAATGCTGCCCAGAGGGTTCATCTGAACGTGTCTTGCTCTTTGTTGCGGGTCATTTGCTTAGGATGCTAAGCGGCATGCCCCGCGCCGCGACCAATACCCGTTCAGATTGAACAAAATTCAACCACGAAAGGTCAACAGCCCCTAGATATATTTACATTGTTTCATATGTGTTTATGTGAGTTTATGGTGATATTTGCAATAGAAATTTGTTTGAATAAAAGGATTGTGATGTGAACGATACTTGAGATCATAAGATATCTGTTCTCATAATCATAAGGTGTTTGTTCTCTTCATCACCCTGACTGGTTTGTCTGTGGAGGTTTTGTTGAAAAAGCTATTTGTGTTCATCAGTTCTCTGATTCTCGGGGGATGTTTAGGTATGCCTGAATCGGTAAAACCTGTATCAGATTTTGAGCTGAACAATTATTTGGGTACATGGTACGAGATTGCTCGTCTGGATCACTCTTTTGAAAGGGGATTGAGTCAGGTGACCGCGGAGTATCGGGCAACAGGTGATGGTGGTGTCTTGGTGTTAAACCGGGGGTTTTCTGCGGTAGAGAATGAATGGAAAGAAGCTCAGGGGAAAGCTTATTTTGTTGGTACGAAGCAAGAGGGATATTTGAAAGTCTCTTTCTTCGGACCTTTTTATGGTTCTTATGTTGTTTTTGAATTAGATCATGATAACTATCAATATGCGTTTGTCTCCGGGCCAAACACTAAATATCTATGGCTGTTATCCAGAACGCCGTCAGTCACACCAGAGCTGATCAAAAAATTTATCCGTATGTCAGCGGAGCGTGGTTTTGATACAAACAACCTGATTTACGTGCAGCATTAAAATTTTGCAGAGAATGAGGTTATTAAGGAGACTCATGTCAAAAGTCATATTGAAAGGGTTTATTATTGTTCCTGAATCTGATCTTGCTGCGGTAAAGCAAGCGTTGGTTCGGCATCGGAAGTTAACATTAGAAGAACCGGGATGTATTGTATTTGAAGTGACGGAAAATGCTGATGACCCACAGCGATTCGATGTGTATGAAGAATTCACCGATAAGTCAGCGTTCGAACAGCACCAAAAGCGGGTGAAGCGCTCTCTCTGGGGAGAGATCACTATGAATGTCGAACGTCACTATGAAATTGTGGGGTAAATGGGTCAGCAGGAAAACATCGGTGGAACGCTGAGTTCAGAGTGGGAGGGTGAAGGATGGAACCAAAGCAACTCATTGAAAAGTGGGTCGAAGTTTTCAATCAGGGAGACGCTGAGAAACTTGCTCGTTTTTATCATGATGATGCGATCAATCATCAGGTTGCAAATGAACCGGTGATCGGCAGGGATGCGATCAAAACGATGTTTGCCAGTGAATTTGCAACGGCTGAGATGGTTTGTATTGTTGAGAATATTTTTCAGGATGGAAACTGGGCTATTCTGGAGTGGAAAGATCCACTCGGATTACGCGGATGTGGCTTTTTTAAGTGTGAGGCCGGATTGATTACTTTCCAGCGGGGATACTGGGACAAATTGAGTTTTCTGAAAGCCCACAATCTGCCGGTTCCAGTCTGAACAACAGGATGGAATACTTATATGGAACGGATATTAAAGCAAGGAATATGGCTGCATGAGCCTCAGTCTTATCTGATTGGTGAAGACTCGGTTGTGATCGATACGGAACCGGGAACCGATTTCTGGCAACGCTCTTATTACGGTTTCAGAAATGACAATGCCCCGGCCTTTTTATTTACCAGTGATGAAAACTTCACATTCACGACAAAAGTGAAGTTCGAATATAAACATCTGTTTGACCAGTGTGGTCTGCTTCTCTATATCGATAGCGAGAATTGGTTCAAAGCCTCTATTGAATATGATAATCCTGACTTTTCAAAACTGAGTAGCGTGGTAACCAATTTGGGTTATTCCGACTGGGCAAGTAACGATATTATAACTCCGCCGTTTATCTGGTATCGCTTAAGCCGGCGTGGTCCCGATTTTCTGATTGAGTCTTCATTTGACGGCGATACTTTTCATCAGATGAGAATATTTCACTTACATGCGCTGGGCGAAACAACCGCAGAGATGGGCCGGATGAATCCGCCTATGCCAGTGAGTGTTCCGGTTCGTTTTGGTTTATATGCGTGTAGCCCGACGGATTCTCATTTTCGCGCCGAATTTACCCATTTCAGATTTGAAACCTGTCGTTGGAAAGCACACGCTACGGAATAACCGTTATTGGTCACAACAGTTATCACGAAATATGTTGCAATCAAATTGTTGTCGCTGGTTACAGTACGGTTGACAGCGAAATTCAAAGGACACAGTATGAGTGAAATAAAGAAAGTACGATGATCTGAAGGAAAAGATAAATGTCGGTAGAAATCTGGTGTGCATTTGTATTAACGGCGTCAGTGATCTTAGTGATCCCAGGACCAACGATTATTTATGTGGTCGGCCAGTCATTAACACATGGCCGGAAAGTCAGTATTCCTCTATCACTA
It includes:
- the melB gene encoding melibiose:sodium transporter MelB, with amino-acid sequence MNKTQNETHIELKTKLSYGLGALGKDFACAPIYIFLMFYFTDVVELSAAYVGTVFLAARIIDALTDPMMGIVVDNTRSRYGKFRPWILIGSAVNAFVLVALFCTHMFEGTAAYVYAAVIYILWGLTYTIMDIPFWSMIPAISDSRREREKLVVWPRLFASLAWFVVGSYGLLIVTKLGQGEQGRGFFLFSVLIAVLFIISALITFKNVKEKVVATERTTEKFGLKDALTIIGGNDQLKVLIVTLLAFQIGNMLVGGFAIYYFTYALGNKELFPIYMMFAGGAEVAGIFLFPRLAALLPRKNLWVIACGFPILSCLLLVVMFIAAPGNVFLIGLSGAAIKFGVGIINGLQTVMLADVVDYGEYISGRRSESVIFSVQTMLVKFAGAAGAFIVGVGLAVIGYVPNAEQSAETIFGLQALMIGIPILLMLFSAVIYKRYYKLHEGFHQPASDLYPLETAKETTA
- a CDS encoding putative quinol monooxygenase: MSKVILKGFIIVPESDLAAVKQALVRHRKLTLEEPGCIVFEVTENADDPQRFDVYEEFTDKSAFEQHQKRVKRSLWGEITMNVERHYEIVG
- a CDS encoding expansin EXLX1 family cellulose-binding protein, giving the protein MNKTYYSLLVATMLVCGQSVADDSIHTGEGTFYGYGGGGNCSFPLPDDSIYTAAMNATDYNNSAACGAVIEVTNTKTNQTVTVRIDDQCPECAKGDVDLDQDAFAEISPLEAGRIPISWKYVANEQAGNMKLFFKEGSSQWWTAVQARDHRYPITAIEYRVSGSGNSYANLERKPYNYFVKADGFGVGPYDFRITDFWGQTVEVLSVPLILTNEIDTATQFPVHQGDGSSGDTGGSGDDGSTPPDDNNTPTSDNIAVSEATDSSWNDGYCETVTVTNNNDHGVVWAVTLDITGSVYNLWDGQWSQSGKTLSVTGASWNDSLSAGASTTFGFCANR
- a CDS encoding beta-galactosidase, which gives rise to MRTFQDIIASRDWQNPGVVKLHTLPAHVPLQSYRSIEHACHGTESRRHYLNGKWAFRLYPAPEAVDAAIISPEYDISQWTPIDVPGNWQLQGFDHPIYTNVKYPFPDRAPYVPEQNPTGCYICDFVVETPPGEQTRLLFEGVNSAFHLWCNGQWIGYSQDSRLPAEFDLSACIQPGNNRLVVMVMRWSDGSYLEDQDMWWLSGIFRDVYLCHKPEVAISDVFLRPELDALYQNGQLHVTTKLNRQTTRHRVQVMLFDADGHSVPMQGETICATGQADVDEKGGWGDQVEHLLTISHPHHWNEQTPYLYRCVVALLDEQSQVIECEAFSLGFRNVAIENGLLKVNGKALLIRGVNRHEHHPETGHYVDENTMVRDILLMKQHNFNAVRTSHYPNHPRWYELCDQYGLYVVDEANIETHGQFPMCRLSDDPQWNHAYMQRMIGMVERDKNHPSVILWSLGNESGIGLNHHAMYQWTKQRDPSRPVQYEGGGADTDATDIICPMYARVDRHLGGINPKYAIKDWIGRPGEQRPLILCEYAHAMGNSLGSFAKYWQAFRQYPRLQGGFIWDWVDQGISKRDEQGRHYWGYGGDFGDEINDRQFCINGLIWPDRTPHPTLQEAKQAQQFYQIAFDGQQLLTLTSEQLFAAEVLICRWTVLENGIEILAGEQTITIKPESEQHLVLPVFDCQYQSDKAYHLNIDLMLAEAASWAPARHPVAQTQFELKAAYPSIFSGLSGHAGSSRQTGFSQNSAELRVTESATLVTISLANQQWTFDRHSGYLIGWKNDDHSLLCRPLKDNFYRAPLDNDIGISEVDRPDPNSWMARWKKAGFDQLAVQCTDFVLERESDRVTVVTDFEYAFEGQAVLHTKWRYTLNPQGAMLIDIEACKLAELPSFARVGLTCALPLTDSVTWFGRGPHENYPDRCLSARMGCYQSRISEMHTDYIFPTDNGLRCDTRELKLSGITVKGDFHFSVSHYSQATLEAAKHPHELVADEVVYLNIDGFHMGVGGDDSWTPSVHPEFLLEENRYRYQIVLMASSCS
- a CDS encoding lipocalin family protein produces the protein MPESVKPVSDFELNNYLGTWYEIARLDHSFERGLSQVTAEYRATGDGGVLVLNRGFSAVENEWKEAQGKAYFVGTKQEGYLKVSFFGPFYGSYVVFELDHDNYQYAFVSGPNTKYLWLLSRTPSVTPELIKKFIRMSAERGFDTNNLIYVQH
- a CDS encoding nuclear transport factor 2 family protein, whose product is MEPKQLIEKWVEVFNQGDAEKLARFYHDDAINHQVANEPVIGRDAIKTMFASEFATAEMVCIVENIFQDGNWAILEWKDPLGLRGCGFFKCEAGLITFQRGYWDKLSFLKAHNLPVPV
- a CDS encoding DUF1349 domain-containing protein, giving the protein MERILKQGIWLHEPQSYLIGEDSVVIDTEPGTDFWQRSYYGFRNDNAPAFLFTSDENFTFTTKVKFEYKHLFDQCGLLLYIDSENWFKASIEYDNPDFSKLSSVVTNLGYSDWASNDIITPPFIWYRLSRRGPDFLIESSFDGDTFHQMRIFHLHALGETTAEMGRMNPPMPVSVPVRFGLYACSPTDSHFRAEFTHFRFETCRWKAHATE